In Chromobacterium rhizoryzae, one genomic interval encodes:
- a CDS encoding EAL domain-containing protein produces the protein MSCSPGAAYAVCVALALALTLGLALALTAWRLQSLAGEKAELVAGQLTWQLSPAFAALTRLDTLPPPEPDCRAQTQALAELVQRTSLVRFAQARGAGGLLCASRRGAVVEADGVEGGASLLPAGSGQLLPGLRLAHTAGVLELDAGPLVAQLALAEREGVKVSLLAGGRALAANGEVREQGPDAGGEVAWVPSAPARIGVLAAPQWGAAPLLVLKTQWLALLLAAALGCGIAWGARRGSGGRKATGWEISEGIRQKEFFAHYQPIVTAASGECVGVEVLARWRHPVQGNVRSELFIQTAIEAGLIVSLTRYMLRRVAEELKQIVLPPGFMVGLNISTEHLALPELLEDCRPLVNLLREKQAQLVLEVSERAPLQEASGAQKVINGLRQMGVRLALDDFGAGYADKTYLSRWGFDYLKVEKGYVSALGQDSLKGNILDGLLLSSNEMGVQVIVKGVETQGQQSYLNVKGFEYLQGFYFGKPMTLNHFRQWLYSGIAESRTRPSGKREGGG, from the coding sequence ATGTCCTGCTCCCCTGGCGCGGCCTATGCCGTTTGCGTCGCCTTGGCCCTGGCCTTGACTCTGGGCCTGGCGCTGGCGCTGACGGCGTGGCGCTTGCAGTCGCTGGCCGGGGAAAAGGCCGAACTGGTCGCCGGCCAGCTCACTTGGCAATTGTCACCGGCGTTCGCCGCCTTGACGCGATTGGACACGCTGCCGCCGCCGGAGCCGGATTGCCGCGCCCAGACCCAGGCCTTGGCGGAATTGGTCCAGCGCACTTCGCTGGTGCGCTTCGCCCAGGCGCGCGGCGCCGGGGGCCTGCTATGCGCATCGCGGCGCGGTGCGGTTGTGGAGGCGGACGGCGTGGAAGGCGGGGCGAGCCTGTTGCCGGCCGGCAGCGGGCAGTTGTTGCCTGGTTTGCGGCTGGCGCATACGGCCGGAGTGCTGGAGCTGGACGCCGGCCCGCTGGTCGCGCAATTGGCCCTGGCCGAGCGCGAAGGCGTGAAAGTGAGCCTGCTGGCCGGAGGGCGGGCCTTGGCCGCCAACGGCGAGGTCAGGGAGCAGGGCCCGGACGCGGGTGGCGAGGTGGCCTGGGTGCCGTCCGCGCCGGCGCGCATCGGCGTGTTGGCGGCGCCGCAATGGGGAGCGGCGCCCTTGCTGGTGCTGAAAACCCAGTGGCTGGCCTTGTTGCTGGCCGCGGCGCTGGGCTGCGGCATCGCCTGGGGCGCGCGCCGCGGTTCGGGCGGGCGCAAGGCGACGGGGTGGGAGATCTCCGAGGGCATTCGGCAAAAAGAGTTCTTCGCTCATTACCAGCCCATCGTCACCGCAGCCAGCGGCGAATGCGTCGGCGTGGAAGTGCTGGCGCGCTGGCGGCACCCGGTGCAGGGCAATGTGCGCTCCGAGCTATTCATCCAGACGGCGATCGAGGCCGGCTTGATCGTGTCGCTGACGCGCTACATGTTGCGGCGGGTGGCCGAGGAGTTGAAGCAGATCGTGCTGCCGCCCGGCTTTATGGTGGGGCTCAATATTTCCACCGAGCATCTGGCCTTGCCCGAATTGCTGGAGGATTGCCGGCCGCTGGTCAATCTATTGCGCGAGAAGCAGGCGCAACTGGTGCTGGAGGTGTCGGAGCGGGCGCCGCTGCAAGAGGCGTCCGGCGCGCAGAAGGTGATCAACGGTTTGCGGCAGATGGGGGTGAGGCTGGCGCTGGACGACTTTGGCGCCGGCTACGCCGACAAGACATATTTGAGCCGCTGGGGCTTTGATTATCTAAAGGTTGAAAAAGGCTATGTGTCCGCCTTGGGGCAGGATAGCCTGAAGGGCAATATTCTGGACGGCCTGCTCTTGTCCTCCAATGAAATGGGGGTGCAGGTGATTGTGAAAGGGGTGGAGACCCAGGGGCAGCAAAGCTATTTGAATGTGAAGGGCTTCGAGTATTTGCAGGGTTTTTACTTCGGCAAGCCGATGACCTTGAATCATTTCCGGCAGTGGCTGTATTCCGGCATCGCCGAAAGCCGTACCCGCCCCTCCGGCAAAAGGGAGGGCGGCGGCTGA